A single genomic interval of Paralichthys olivaceus isolate ysfri-2021 chromosome 7, ASM2471397v2, whole genome shotgun sequence harbors:
- the LOC109624430 gene encoding G-protein coupled receptor 22-like: MHILPNLEQEATMSNVTVTDNTEPISRTMSPATPSPYSYPVSFQVSLTGFLMLEILLGLSSNLTVLALYCMKSNLISSVSNIVTMNLHVLDVLVCVCCIPLTIVVVLLSLEGDTALVCCFHEACVSFASVATAANVLAITLDRYDISVKPANRVLTMGRALALLTVIWVLSFVSFLVPFIEVGFFAQGHAELNQTVVENVVHTNQYYTELGLYYHLLAQIPIFFFTAVVMLITYSKILQALNIRIGTRFHNSQKKKARRKKHPSMTAMTTQQETTDGSQSSGSRNPTMGMRTSVSLIIALRRAVKRHRERRERQKRVFRMSLLIVSTFLLCWTPITVLNTVILSVGPSDLMVKLRLGFLVMAYGTTIFHPLLYAFTRQKFQKVLKSKMKKRVVSIIEADPTPNNAIIHNSWIDPKRNKKVTFEDKDARQKCLSSEDVE, translated from the coding sequence ATGCATATCCTTCCCAACCTGGAACAAGAAGCCACCATGAGCAACGTCACAGTCACTGACAACACTGAACCTATCAGCCGCACCATGAGTCCGGCAACCCCCAGCCCGTATTCCTATCCTGTTAGTTTTCAGGTCTCCCTGACTGGCTTCCTCATGCTGGAAATCCTCCTGGGGCTGAGCTCTAACCTCACTGTGCTTGCCCTGTACTGTATGAAGTCGAACCTCATTAGCTCTGTCAGTAACATAGTCACTATGAACCTCCATGTGTTGGATGTGCTGGTTTGTGTGTGCTGCATCCCTCTTACGATCGTGGTGGTGCTGCTCTCCCTGGAGGGGGACACTGCGCTTGTCTGCTGCTTCCATGAAGCCTGTGTCTCCTTTGCAAGTGTTgccactgctgctaatgtgctGGCCATCACCCTTGATCGCTACGACATCTCAGTTAAACCAGCTAACCGGGTGCTGACCATGGGCAGAGCCCTGGCCCTGCTGACTGTCATTTGGGTGTTATCCTTTGTTAGTTTCCTTGTACCCTTTATTGAGGTGGGCTTCTTCGCCCAAGGCCATGCTGAGCTGAACCAGACAGTGGTGGAGAATGTGGTTCACACAAACCAGTACTATACAGAACTTGGGTTGTATTACCACTTGCTCGCTCAGAttcctattttcttctttaCTGCTGTTGTCATGCTCATAACCTATTCAAAGATCCTGCAAGCACTCAATATTCGCATTGGCACACGTTTCCACAATTCACAGAAGAAAAAGGCTCGCAGGAAAAAGCATCCATCCATGACGGCCATGACAACGCAGCAAGAGACCACTGATGGATCACAGAGCAGTGGCAGCCGAAACCCCACAATGGGCATGCGTACCTCTGTCTCTCTAATCATTGCCTTGCGCAGGGCTGTTAAACGCCACAGAGAAAGGCGAGAACGCCAAAAAAGAGTTTTCAGGATGTCCCTCCTGATAGTGTCTACTTTCCTCCTGTGCTGGACACCAATCACGGTACTCAACACAGTCATCCTGAGTGTGGGCCCCAGTGACCTGATGGTCAAGTTGAGACTGGGCTTCCTGGTCATGGCTTACGGGACCACTATCTTTCACCCTTTACTTTATGCCTTCACGAGGCAGAAGTTCCAGAAAGTCTTGAAAagcaaaatgaagaaaagagtGGTGTCCATCATCGAGGCAGATCCTACACCTAATAACGCCATCATCCACAATTCCTGGATCGACCCAAAGAGGAACAAAAAGGTGACATTTGAGGACAAAGATGCACGACAGAAATGTCTGTCTTCTGAGGATGTGGAGTGA